In Cryptosporangium phraense, a single window of DNA contains:
- a CDS encoding AfsR/SARP family transcriptional regulator has protein sequence MAFRLLGDLEVQAADGRPVAAGRRKQRVLLVMLLLRAGSVIRADEIIDALWDGYPPSSARANLHSYVFGVRHVLDQVAPGGSSRLVTSSAGYRLDVDGAQCDVDVFDALAADGRRALDRGRHREALDHLTRALGLWRGPFLPDLADLGWLVPHAARLAESRLTAVEDRAEACLALGEHAGLVAELAAAAAENRLRERLWVAYIRALQATGQRTEALAAYETIRAALADELGVDPGRALQGLYAQLLDEPAPPEHRPPALLPPAVADFTGRTEEVRRLRKALSPHTPPAGLTVLGITGMAGVGKTTLAVHVAHSAAPAYPDGRLFANLAGAGPNPVPAADVLARFLRALGVPSPAVPPDPDERAELYRTLLDGRRVLVVLDNAASEAQVRPLLPGTAGCTVLLTSRVRLSGLEGARWSELDVLGEEDGVHMLARIVNDARVDDDGTANTEAADVVHLCGGLPLAVRIAGARLTSRPSWTLARLVALLRDEKRRLDRLDIGDLQVRASLALSEDALRPSARRLFRALATVDGPDLPGWLATVLSDESPERASRDLDDLVDAHVLTAVGTDAAGPARYRFHDLVRLYARDAGTADSADTVLRTAAGGWLAVAEQLEPGLPGPCYAPLPGPAYRPDVSAVLDDLAGIEPLDWFDAEQAGARAVIRQACAAGLHEVAFDLAQRLEKYFDVRGMYAEWAATNRLVLAACRRAGNRRGEAVMLRGLVDVETWIAEDQSREAMAGSLADALALQEKFVALGELGGAADAAGMYSWGLTAAGRRDEGIAAAEQALAWATEVGHLGGQARAHVALALAYRESVQLAEAVDHLQRALERARELGNPRWIATVLQFLGIGYSEYGLLDEGEAFLTESLAISERHQDSYTSALTRIGLARLHLRRGDAEARPSAEAALALAREHRMTHHMADALGILGEIALNEGRPAEAAEYLRESVALWRTRGWPRFQAAALVLLGRALNDPALNEPAAAAEAWREAHALFVTAGDAEGAATAAQLLESSEA, from the coding sequence GTGGCGTTCCGCCTGCTCGGCGACCTCGAGGTCCAGGCGGCCGACGGTCGCCCGGTCGCCGCGGGGCGCCGGAAACAGCGCGTGTTGCTCGTGATGCTGCTGCTCCGGGCCGGTTCGGTGATCCGGGCCGACGAGATCATCGACGCGCTCTGGGACGGCTATCCGCCCTCCTCGGCCCGGGCGAACCTGCACTCCTACGTGTTCGGGGTCCGGCACGTCCTCGACCAGGTGGCGCCGGGCGGATCGTCCCGGCTGGTCACGTCGTCGGCCGGCTACCGGCTGGACGTCGACGGCGCGCAGTGTGACGTCGACGTGTTCGACGCGCTCGCGGCCGACGGCCGGCGGGCGCTCGACCGCGGACGCCACCGCGAGGCGCTCGACCACCTGACGCGGGCCCTCGGCCTGTGGCGGGGACCGTTCCTGCCCGACCTGGCCGACCTGGGCTGGCTCGTGCCGCATGCGGCCCGGCTGGCCGAGAGCCGGCTGACCGCGGTGGAAGACCGGGCCGAGGCCTGCCTCGCGCTCGGCGAGCACGCCGGCCTGGTGGCCGAGCTGGCCGCCGCGGCCGCCGAGAACCGCCTGCGCGAGCGGTTATGGGTCGCGTACATCCGCGCGCTGCAGGCGACCGGCCAGCGGACCGAGGCGCTGGCCGCCTACGAGACGATCCGGGCCGCGCTCGCCGACGAGCTCGGCGTCGACCCCGGCCGGGCGCTGCAGGGGCTGTACGCGCAGCTGCTCGACGAGCCCGCGCCGCCCGAGCACCGGCCCCCGGCGCTGCTCCCGCCCGCGGTCGCCGACTTCACCGGGCGCACCGAGGAGGTGCGCCGGCTGCGCAAGGCGCTGTCCCCGCACACGCCGCCGGCCGGGCTGACCGTGCTGGGCATCACCGGCATGGCCGGCGTCGGCAAGACCACGCTCGCGGTGCACGTCGCGCACTCGGCCGCGCCGGCCTACCCGGACGGGCGGCTGTTCGCGAACCTGGCCGGGGCCGGTCCGAACCCGGTGCCGGCCGCCGACGTGCTGGCCCGCTTCCTCCGCGCGCTGGGCGTCCCGAGCCCGGCCGTGCCGCCCGACCCGGACGAGCGGGCCGAGCTCTACCGCACGCTGCTCGACGGCCGCCGGGTGCTGGTCGTGCTCGACAACGCGGCATCGGAGGCGCAGGTCCGGCCGCTGCTGCCGGGCACCGCCGGCTGCACGGTGCTGCTCACCAGCCGGGTCCGGCTGTCCGGGCTGGAGGGCGCCCGCTGGTCCGAGCTGGACGTCCTCGGCGAGGAGGACGGCGTCCACATGCTGGCGCGGATCGTGAACGACGCCCGCGTCGACGACGACGGCACCGCCAACACCGAGGCTGCCGACGTCGTGCACCTGTGCGGCGGCCTGCCGCTGGCCGTCCGGATCGCGGGCGCGCGGCTGACCTCCCGGCCCAGCTGGACGCTGGCCCGGCTGGTCGCGCTGCTGCGCGACGAGAAGCGTCGCCTGGACCGGTTGGACATCGGCGACCTGCAGGTCCGCGCGTCGCTCGCGCTCAGCGAGGACGCGCTGCGTCCGTCCGCGCGGAGGCTCTTCCGGGCGCTGGCCACCGTCGACGGGCCGGACCTCCCGGGGTGGCTCGCCACCGTCCTGTCGGACGAGTCGCCCGAGCGCGCCTCCCGCGATCTCGACGACCTCGTGGACGCCCACGTGCTGACCGCCGTCGGGACGGACGCGGCCGGGCCGGCGCGGTACCGGTTCCACGATCTGGTCCGGCTCTACGCACGGGACGCCGGCACCGCCGACTCGGCCGACACGGTGCTGCGGACCGCGGCCGGAGGCTGGCTGGCGGTCGCCGAGCAGTTGGAACCGGGGCTGCCAGGGCCGTGCTACGCGCCGCTTCCGGGGCCCGCCTACCGGCCGGACGTGTCGGCGGTGCTGGACGACCTGGCCGGTATCGAGCCGCTCGACTGGTTCGACGCCGAGCAGGCCGGCGCCCGCGCGGTGATCCGGCAGGCCTGCGCGGCCGGGCTGCACGAGGTCGCGTTCGACCTGGCCCAGCGGCTGGAGAAGTACTTCGACGTCCGCGGCATGTACGCGGAGTGGGCGGCGACGAACCGGCTGGTGCTGGCCGCGTGCCGGCGGGCGGGCAACCGGCGCGGGGAGGCCGTGATGTTGCGCGGGCTCGTCGACGTCGAGACGTGGATCGCGGAGGACCAGAGCCGCGAGGCGATGGCCGGCTCGCTGGCCGACGCGTTGGCGCTGCAGGAGAAGTTCGTCGCGCTGGGCGAGCTCGGCGGCGCGGCCGACGCGGCCGGGATGTACTCGTGGGGCCTGACCGCGGCCGGACGGCGGGACGAGGGGATCGCCGCCGCCGAACAGGCGCTGGCCTGGGCGACCGAGGTGGGTCACCTGGGCGGACAGGCCCGGGCGCACGTTGCGCTGGCGCTCGCGTACCGGGAGTCGGTCCAGCTGGCCGAGGCCGTCGACCATCTGCAGCGCGCGCTCGAGCGGGCCCGGGAGCTGGGGAACCCGCGCTGGATCGCCACCGTGCTGCAGTTCCTGGGCATCGGGTACAGCGAGTACGGCCTGCTCGACGAGGGCGAGGCGTTCCTGACCGAGTCGCTGGCGATCTCCGAGCGGCACCAGGACTCGTACACGTCGGCGCTGACCCGGATCGGCCTGGCCCGGCTGCACCTGCGCCGGGGCGACGCCGAGGCGCGCCCGTCGGCCGAGGCCGCGCTGGCGCTGGCCCGCGAGCACCGGATGACCCACCACATGGCCGACGCGCTGGGGATCCTCGGCGAGATCGCGCTGAACGAGGGGCGCCCGGCCGAGGCGGCCGAGTACCTGCGCGAGTCGGTCGCGCTGTGGCGGACGCGGGGCTGGCCGCGCTTCCAGGCCGCCGCGCTGGTGCTCCTCGGCCGGGCCCTGAACGATCCGGCGCTGAATGAACCGGCGGCCGCCGCCGAGGCCTGGCGGGAAGCGCATGCGTTGTTCGTCACGGCCGGGGACGCCGAGGGTGCCGCCACCGCGGCGCAGTTGCTGGAATCATCGGAAGCCTGA
- a CDS encoding cholesterol oxidase substrate-binding domain-containing protein, with protein MGAAHPVRRRTVLKGAAAAIAAGLVAGESFALPAGAATIAAPPDFPSGIELYQEGYKNWSGEIDLADVWTCAPASADAVVAVANWARAHGYRVRPKGMGHGWSPTLLPAGADVSAVVLVDLTKHLAGISVGSGSVTVQAGATVDQLTVALENAGYGLAALTAPGNLTIGGVLAIGAHGSAVPATGETRVPGTSYGTLSNAVLSLTVVAWNGSAYVLRTLTRTQPEISAFLVHLGRAFVVSATLQVGANKRLRCQSFYDIPTATLFAAPGTSGRTLSSYVNSSGRVEAIWFPFTDRPWLKVWTLAPSKPLLSKSVSAPYSYTFANFLSPEASDFLSSVVRGDTSGTVAFENFQISVVGSGLIVTGTWDIWGWSKNLLLYVQPTTLRIVEAGYAVLCARSNVQRVVHEFYVEYQERITAYQAQNKFPMNGPVEIRVTGVDKPSEVTGGGVSPQLSAARPRPDHPEWDTVVWLDMGTIPGTPDCDAFYAEMEAWIVGNYSGNYATVRPEWSKAWAVTPSGAWTDTAALTGRIPQSLRAGQAAGDNWDTARATLNAADPHRVFSNTFLDVLLP; from the coding sequence ATGGGAGCCGCACATCCCGTTCGCCGGCGGACCGTCCTCAAAGGTGCCGCGGCGGCCATCGCCGCCGGTCTGGTGGCCGGAGAATCCTTCGCACTACCCGCCGGGGCGGCCACGATCGCCGCGCCGCCGGACTTCCCGTCCGGAATCGAGCTGTACCAGGAGGGATACAAGAACTGGTCGGGTGAGATCGACCTGGCCGACGTCTGGACCTGCGCGCCGGCCTCGGCCGACGCGGTGGTCGCGGTGGCCAACTGGGCCCGGGCCCACGGGTACCGGGTGCGCCCGAAGGGCATGGGCCACGGCTGGTCGCCGACGTTGCTGCCGGCCGGCGCTGACGTGTCGGCGGTGGTGCTGGTGGACCTGACCAAGCACCTGGCCGGGATCTCGGTCGGCAGCGGGAGCGTGACCGTCCAGGCCGGGGCCACGGTCGACCAGCTGACGGTCGCGCTCGAGAACGCCGGGTACGGGCTGGCCGCGCTGACCGCACCGGGGAACCTGACGATCGGCGGCGTGCTGGCGATCGGGGCACACGGCTCGGCCGTGCCGGCGACCGGCGAGACCCGGGTCCCGGGGACGAGCTACGGGACGCTGAGCAACGCGGTGCTGTCGCTGACGGTCGTGGCCTGGAACGGCTCGGCCTACGTGTTGAGGACGCTGACCCGGACCCAGCCGGAGATCTCGGCGTTCCTGGTGCACCTGGGGCGGGCGTTCGTGGTCAGCGCGACGCTGCAGGTCGGGGCGAACAAGCGGCTGCGCTGCCAGAGCTTCTACGACATCCCGACCGCGACGCTGTTCGCCGCGCCGGGGACGTCGGGGCGGACGCTGTCCTCGTACGTGAACTCCAGCGGGCGGGTGGAGGCGATCTGGTTCCCGTTCACGGATCGGCCGTGGCTCAAGGTGTGGACTCTCGCGCCGTCGAAGCCGCTGCTGTCGAAGTCGGTGTCGGCGCCGTACTCGTACACGTTCGCGAACTTCCTCTCGCCGGAGGCCAGTGACTTCCTGTCGTCGGTGGTGCGGGGGGACACCAGCGGAACCGTCGCGTTCGAGAACTTCCAGATCTCGGTCGTCGGGTCGGGGCTGATCGTCACCGGGACGTGGGACATCTGGGGCTGGTCGAAGAACCTGCTGCTGTACGTGCAGCCGACGACGCTGCGGATCGTCGAGGCCGGGTACGCGGTGCTGTGTGCGCGTTCGAACGTGCAGCGGGTCGTGCACGAGTTCTACGTCGAGTACCAGGAGCGGATCACCGCGTACCAGGCCCAGAACAAGTTCCCGATGAACGGCCCGGTGGAGATCCGGGTGACCGGCGTGGACAAGCCGTCGGAGGTGACCGGCGGCGGGGTCAGCCCGCAGCTCTCGGCGGCCCGGCCGCGCCCGGACCACCCGGAGTGGGACACGGTCGTGTGGCTCGACATGGGGACGATCCCGGGGACGCCGGACTGCGACGCGTTCTACGCCGAGATGGAGGCCTGGATCGTCGGCAATTACTCGGGGAACTACGCGACCGTGCGGCCGGAGTGGTCGAAGGCCTGGGCGGTCACTCCGTCCGGAGCCTGGACGGACACGGCCGCGCTGACCGGGCGGATTCCGCAGAGTCTGCGGGCCGGGCAGGCGGCGGGCGACAACTGGGACACCGCGAGGGCGACGCTGAACGCCGCCGACCCCCACCGCGTCTTCAGCAACACGTTCCTGGACGTGCTGCTGCCGTGA
- a CDS encoding MOSC domain-containing protein, with product MITVGRVAALYRYPVKSMAAEPVDAIEVSWHGLAGDRRWGFVRPGNMSGFPWLTLRERNDLARYVPRLADPGVVVRTPSGTSYDVLDPELARELGGIPMKLDRGTFDSAPISLLTTRALRDLAALVGETPDPLRFRPNVVIETDEPEEAWVGGSVTLGEVRVRADRRDRRCVVVNVDPSTGRRTPQTLRAIATRRGNTFGVYGSVELPGRLAIGDPVTAAARPGTCC from the coding sequence ATGATCACGGTCGGACGGGTGGCCGCTCTCTACCGGTACCCGGTGAAGTCGATGGCCGCCGAGCCGGTGGACGCCATCGAGGTCTCGTGGCACGGGCTGGCCGGTGACCGGCGCTGGGGGTTCGTCCGGCCGGGGAACATGTCGGGGTTCCCGTGGCTGACGCTGCGCGAGCGCAACGATCTGGCCCGGTACGTGCCGCGGCTGGCCGATCCGGGGGTGGTCGTGCGCACGCCCTCCGGGACGTCGTACGACGTCCTCGATCCCGAGCTGGCCCGGGAGCTCGGCGGAATCCCGATGAAGCTCGACCGGGGCACGTTCGACAGTGCCCCGATCTCGCTCCTCACCACTCGCGCTCTCCGCGACCTGGCCGCCCTGGTGGGCGAAACGCCCGACCCGCTACGGTTCCGCCCGAACGTCGTCATCGAGACCGACGAGCCGGAGGAGGCCTGGGTCGGGGGTTCGGTCACGCTGGGCGAGGTCCGGGTCCGGGCCGACCGCCGCGACCGGCGCTGCGTGGTCGTGAACGTCGACCCGTCCACCGGCCGCCGCACCCCGCAGACCCTCCGCGCGATCGCCACCCGGCGGGGGAACACGTTCGGTGTCTACGGCTCCGTCGAACTCCCGGGCCGGCTGGCGATCGGTGACCCGGTCACGGCAGCAGCACGTCCAGGAACGTGTTGCTGA
- a CDS encoding molybdopterin-dependent oxidoreductase produces the protein MRVRARQGGRRVDLVLGLLLVAGVITGLSANTIGVNWPLDLIQLHAAGALAILLLAPWKSVVIRRGLRNPRQKRPTKALSIALLVLVLVTIGSGLLHSTGRVEDVGPLTLMQIHVGSAIGAVAAVVAHFAGHWVRPRRSDADRRAFLRLAVLGAGAAVATAAWDTFAATGRRFTGSVPKPELEVTSWINDGIQRVDPGAWRLRIGERTLDLAELDALPHEHFTAILDCTSGWYSRQDWDGVRLSTLFEGLDPQRSVEVRSVTGYARWFGSDTLDDVWLVTAVGGRPLTPGHGFPARIVAPGRRGFWWVKWVTSIQPSNRPPWAQSVFPLS, from the coding sequence GTGCGCGTAAGGGCCCGGCAGGGCGGTCGTCGGGTGGACCTCGTCCTCGGCCTGCTCCTCGTCGCCGGGGTGATCACCGGCCTGTCGGCCAACACGATCGGGGTGAACTGGCCGCTCGACCTGATCCAGCTGCACGCCGCCGGGGCGCTGGCGATCCTGCTCCTCGCGCCCTGGAAGTCCGTCGTGATCCGGCGCGGGCTGCGTAACCCGCGCCAGAAGCGGCCGACCAAGGCGCTGTCGATCGCGCTGCTGGTCCTCGTCCTGGTCACGATCGGCAGCGGGCTGCTGCACTCCACCGGCCGGGTCGAGGACGTCGGCCCGCTGACGCTGATGCAGATCCACGTCGGTTCGGCCATCGGCGCAGTCGCCGCGGTGGTGGCCCACTTCGCCGGGCATTGGGTGCGCCCCCGCCGGTCCGACGCCGACCGCCGGGCGTTCCTCCGGCTGGCCGTCCTCGGTGCCGGGGCGGCGGTGGCCACGGCCGCCTGGGACACGTTCGCGGCCACCGGCCGGCGCTTCACCGGCTCGGTCCCCAAGCCGGAACTCGAGGTCACGTCCTGGATCAACGACGGCATCCAGCGGGTCGATCCCGGGGCCTGGCGCCTGAGGATCGGCGAGAGAACACTCGACCTGGCCGAGCTCGACGCGCTCCCGCACGAGCACTTCACTGCGATCCTCGACTGCACCAGCGGTTGGTACAGCCGCCAGGACTGGGACGGCGTCCGCCTCAGCACCCTGTTCGAGGGCCTCGACCCGCAGCGCAGCGTCGAGGTGCGCTCGGTCACCGGCTACGCCCGCTGGTTCGGCTCCGACACGCTCGACGACGTCTGGCTGGTCACCGCGGTCGGCGGCCGCCCGCTCACCCCCGGCCACGGCTTCCCGGCCCGGATCGTGGCCCCGGGCCGGCGCGGGTTCTGGTGGGTCAAGTGGGTCACGTCGATCCAGCCGTCGAACCGGCCACCGTGGGCCCAGTCGGTGTTCCCGCTGAGCTGA
- a CDS encoding NAD(P)H-dependent flavin oxidoreductase produces the protein MLPEVLSRLRLPVLCAPMFLVSGPELVIAASRAGVLGSFPAPNCRTAAELDEWLTTIRAGVGDAPWALNLVTHRTNSRLADDLRLVAEHRPPIVITALGSPAPAVEIVHGYGGLVIADVIDLRLARKAAAAGVDGLGLVSAGSGGHTGHLSPLAFVPAVRSFFDGFLVVGGGVADGFGIAGGLATGADLVSVGTRFLATAESRAVPEYKQMVVDHGPDDLVISAAVTGTPASWLRPSLERHGIDPAASVARAYDSAAPASRWKDLWAAGQGLGAITEVAPTADVVDRLEAEFHAAVARFVSSAGTPTGPTVAGSTAGST, from the coding sequence ATGCTTCCTGAGGTTCTCAGCCGCCTGCGGCTACCCGTCCTTTGCGCCCCGATGTTCCTGGTGTCGGGGCCGGAGCTGGTGATCGCCGCGTCGCGGGCCGGGGTGCTCGGGTCGTTCCCGGCGCCGAACTGCCGGACGGCGGCCGAGCTGGACGAGTGGCTCACGACGATCCGGGCCGGGGTGGGCGACGCGCCCTGGGCGCTCAACCTGGTCACGCACCGGACGAACTCCCGGCTCGCCGACGACCTGCGGCTGGTCGCCGAGCACCGGCCGCCGATCGTGATCACCGCGCTCGGCTCGCCGGCGCCCGCCGTCGAGATCGTGCACGGGTACGGCGGGCTGGTGATCGCGGACGTGATCGACCTCCGGCTGGCCCGGAAGGCCGCGGCCGCCGGGGTCGACGGGCTGGGGCTGGTGTCGGCCGGGTCCGGTGGGCACACCGGGCATTTGTCGCCGCTGGCGTTCGTGCCCGCGGTGCGGTCGTTCTTCGACGGGTTCCTCGTGGTCGGCGGCGGGGTCGCGGACGGGTTCGGCATCGCCGGGGGGCTGGCGACCGGGGCCGACCTGGTGTCGGTCGGCACACGGTTCCTGGCCACCGCGGAGAGCCGGGCGGTGCCGGAGTACAAGCAGATGGTCGTGGACCACGGCCCCGACGACCTGGTGATCAGCGCGGCCGTCACCGGCACGCCGGCGTCCTGGCTGCGTCCGAGCCTGGAGCGGCACGGCATCGACCCGGCCGCGTCGGTGGCGCGCGCCTACGACAGCGCGGCCCCGGCGTCCCGCTGGAAGGACCTGTGGGCGGCCGGCCAGGGGCTGGGCGCGATCACCGAGGTCGCGCCGACGGCCGACGTGGTCGACCGGCTGGAGGCCGAGTTCCACGCGGCGGTCGCCCGGTTCGTCAGCTCAGCGGGAACACCGACTGGGCCCACGGTGGCCGGTTCGACGGCTGGATCGACGTGA
- a CDS encoding class I adenylate-forming enzyme family protein has product MTSPSDSSWAHLVVASMERRRSDVAFRGHGVVRTHGESRDRAVRFAHALTARGVGPGSRVALVVEDRADAVEAYLGVGLTGATAVHVNDRLAGPEIAGILDRADASVVCATAGHLERVADLLRGSGTPLIALGLPSSEDLAASGSTMVPDALAEPDRPGIVGFTSGTTGTPKGVVHTHRNLARIVRHMPAHDGLRWGSRCGFTGTLAFVAGVWGVVLPHLYVGGEISFLAGLDPERWVDAMIRERTNFTYAPTPLMRAFAAEVRRRPAVLEQLDGVLHSGSLADRDTVADLVDAIGPRYVETYGMTETGAPVTATVPDDWRPGSGADDPYASAGRPVPIASVTVVGRDGASVPSGETGEIVVRSETLFEGYLGDPGATAEALPDGALRTGDLGALDDAGYLYVRGRLKDMIVTGGMNVYPAEVEQVLALGDGVAEVAVFGVSHPRWGETVTAAVVPRPGAVVDPSALETLVRSRLASYKKPTAIHVVESLPRTASLKVQKDELRKRFDAS; this is encoded by the coding sequence GTGACTTCGCCGAGTGACTCGTCGTGGGCGCACCTCGTCGTGGCCTCGATGGAGCGGCGGCGGTCCGACGTCGCGTTCCGGGGGCACGGCGTCGTGCGCACCCACGGCGAGTCGCGGGACCGGGCGGTGCGGTTCGCGCACGCGCTGACGGCCCGGGGGGTCGGGCCCGGGTCGCGGGTGGCGCTGGTCGTCGAGGACCGGGCCGACGCGGTCGAGGCGTACCTGGGGGTCGGGCTCACCGGCGCGACCGCGGTCCACGTCAACGACCGGCTGGCCGGTCCGGAGATCGCCGGGATCCTCGACCGCGCCGACGCGTCGGTGGTCTGCGCGACCGCCGGGCACCTGGAGCGGGTCGCCGACCTGCTCCGGGGCTCGGGCACCCCGCTGATCGCGCTCGGCCTGCCCTCCTCCGAGGACCTCGCCGCGAGCGGGTCGACCATGGTGCCGGACGCGCTCGCCGAGCCCGACCGGCCGGGGATCGTCGGGTTCACGTCCGGGACGACCGGCACGCCCAAGGGCGTGGTGCACACCCACCGGAACCTGGCCCGGATCGTGCGGCACATGCCGGCCCACGACGGGCTGCGCTGGGGCAGCCGGTGCGGGTTCACCGGGACGCTGGCGTTCGTGGCCGGCGTCTGGGGCGTCGTGCTCCCCCACCTCTACGTCGGCGGGGAGATCTCGTTCCTGGCCGGGCTCGACCCCGAGCGCTGGGTCGACGCGATGATCCGCGAGCGCACGAACTTCACCTACGCCCCGACGCCGCTGATGCGCGCGTTCGCGGCCGAGGTGCGCCGCCGCCCGGCCGTCCTCGAGCAGCTGGACGGCGTGCTCCACTCGGGATCGCTGGCCGACCGGGACACGGTCGCCGACCTGGTCGACGCGATCGGCCCGCGGTACGTCGAGACGTACGGGATGACCGAGACCGGCGCCCCGGTCACCGCCACCGTGCCGGACGACTGGCGCCCCGGCAGCGGCGCCGACGACCCGTACGCGTCGGCCGGGCGTCCCGTCCCGATCGCCTCGGTGACCGTCGTCGGGCGCGACGGGGCGAGCGTCCCCAGCGGAGAGACCGGCGAGATCGTCGTCCGCAGTGAGACGTTGTTCGAGGGGTACCTCGGCGATCCGGGCGCGACGGCGGAGGCGTTGCCCGACGGGGCGCTGCGCACCGGGGACCTGGGGGCGCTCGACGACGCCGGGTACCTCTACGTGCGCGGACGCCTGAAGGACATGATCGTCACCGGGGGCATGAACGTGTACCCGGCGGAGGTGGAGCAGGTGCTGGCGCTCGGCGACGGGGTCGCGGAAGTGGCGGTGTTCGGGGTGTCGCACCCGCGCTGGGGCGAGACCGTGACCGCCGCGGTCGTCCCGCGGCCGGGCGCCGTCGTCGACCCGTCCGCGCTGGAGACGCTGGTCCGGAGCCGGTTGGCGTCGTACAAGAAGCCGACCGCGATCCACGTCGTCGAGTCGCTGCCGCGGACGGCCAGCCTGAAGGTGCAGAAGGACGAGCTGCGGAAGAGGTTCGATGCTTCCTGA
- a CDS encoding nuclear transport factor 2 family protein: MTDVDVARRMFRAWDDLDWDTAIDLFADDAVLHSVMQEPLVGKEAIAGRLRQLASGATWIHLDIKALGIIDGRVFVERVDRFTFNGHLGEVPVVGILRIADGLVTEWLEYYDRATLLRGMGLGSDFAE; encoded by the coding sequence ATGACCGACGTGGACGTGGCGCGGCGGATGTTCCGGGCCTGGGACGACCTCGACTGGGACACCGCGATCGACCTGTTCGCCGACGACGCCGTGCTGCACAGCGTCATGCAGGAGCCTCTGGTCGGGAAGGAGGCCATCGCCGGGCGGCTCCGGCAGCTGGCGTCGGGAGCGACCTGGATCCACCTCGACATCAAGGCCCTCGGGATCATCGACGGGCGGGTGTTCGTGGAGCGGGTCGACCGGTTCACGTTCAACGGGCACCTGGGTGAGGTGCCGGTCGTGGGCATCCTGCGGATCGCCGACGGGCTGGTCACCGAGTGGCTCGAGTACTACGACCGGGCGACGCTGCTGCGGGGAATGGGCCTGGGCAGTGACTTCGCCGAGTGA